From Ananas comosus cultivar F153 linkage group 2, ASM154086v1, whole genome shotgun sequence:
GGGACCAGGTCGCCGACCAACCGCTTCGCATCGGGCCTGGGCGAATATTTTGAAAGCCCTGGCCCAAACGAGCCCAAACTGAACAAGCTACGGACTCCCCCCACTCACACAAGTACACTCATAATACGTGGGCCTAAATAGGTAGGTTCCGTTAGGCCTAACTTCTAGAGTGCTTCGGCCCACCGTTCTCCAAAGGCCCAACCTCGTGACGGGCTAATAATTAGTTTCCTTCCAATCGATCCTCTCGCGCTCGTCTCAGTGAGCGGGAAGTTGGAGCAGCAGCGCGAGctaaccaaccaaccaaccaaccaaccaaccaaccaaaaaCTGAAagcaaacaaaacaaacaactctctccgaagaaaagaaaagaaaagaaaaaaagggtcGTTCCGTATGATCGAGCGGCGCACGATCGTGTCGCTGATCGAATCATGCGGGAGCATGAGGCAGCTGAAGCAGCTGCACGCGCTCGCCGTCGTCTCCGGCCTCGCCCGCGACGTCGTCCCCCTGAGCCGCCTCGTCGAATTCTGCGCCGACCCCGCCAGGGGTGCCGACCTCGCCTACGCTCgcgccctcctcctccacctcggcCGCGCCCCCACCACCCACATGCACAACTCCCTCGTCCGCGCCCTCTCCCTCGGCCCCGACCCCGCCGCCGCGCTCTCCGCCTACCGCGACATGCTCCGCTCCTCCCTCGCCCCCGACCATTTCACCTTCCCCTTCGCCCTCAAGGCCTGCGCCcgcgcccccgcccccgccttCGGCCGCTGCGTCCACGCCCGCGTCGTCGCCACCGGCTTCGGCGCCGACGTCTACGTCGCCACCGCCTTGGTCCACACGTACGTCTCCTGCGGCGACGCGGCCTCCGCGCGGCGCCTCTTCGACGCCGCGCCGAACCGGAACGTCGTCACGTGGACCACCATGATCGCGGGCTACGTGGACAACGGTCGGCCGAGCGACGCGGTGAGCTTGTTCAGGGAAATGGTAGAGGCCGCCCAGGTGGAGCCGAACGAGATCACGATGGTGCACGCTCTCGCGGCCTGCGCTCAATCCAGGGACTTAGATAGCGGGAGGTGGGTTCACGACACCATCGCACATTTGGAATTCGACCCAGTTGGATCGAACGTCGTTCTCGCCACCGTCCTGCTGGATATGTACGCAAAGTGTGGCAATCTCAGCACCGCACGGGTCCTGTTCGACAGAATGCCTCAGAGAAATGAGGTGTCTTGGAATGCGTTGATCGGAGTCTACAACCAACACGGCCAGACCGACGACGTCCTACGGTTGTTTGGCGAAATGCGCAGCACGGGTTGCAAGCCAGATAATGTGACTTGGCTGGGGGTGTTGGGGGCCTGCGCGAATAAAGGGTTGATGGCTTTAGGCCAAGGAGTCCATGCATATCTAGAGAAGACTAACAGCCGTAAGGATGTGAATGTTTGCACTTCTCTGATGGATATGTATTCCAAGACTGGGGACGCCTGCAGTGCCCTTCGGATCTTTCATACTTTAAATGGAAGGGATGTGTTGGCGTGGACGAGCATGATCATAGGATTGGCCAAGCATGGCCATGGTAAAGATGCACTGAAACTCTTTAAGGAAATGGAGGAGGGCGGAGTCGTTCCTGACCATATTACTTTCATCGGAGTACTAACGGCATGCAGCCATGCTGGAATGGTCGAAGAGGGTCAGATGTACTTCAATTCGATGAGGAGTGTGTATGGTATTAAGCCCACGGTCAAACACTATGGGTGTGTAGTCGATCTCTTGAGTCGAGCAGGCCACTTAGCGGAGGCCGAGAGTTTAGTGAGAGCGATGCCGATTAGGCCCAGCATTATGATCTGGGGAAGTATATTGACTGGTTGTGAGATCTATGGCGAGGTTGGAATGGCGGAAAGGATAGGGCAAAGTGTAGCTGAGTTGAATCCTCAGTGTAGTGGATTGTATGTGCTTCTTTCGAATATATATGCGGGAGCAGGGAGGTGGCACGGAGTTGAAATGACGAGGAGATTGATGTGGCAGAAAGGATTGAAGAAAACTCATGGGTCTAGTTCTACTGAAGTGAAAGCATAGTTACTAAATGGAAGAACAGAGTGGAGAGTGAAGAGAAGATAAACAAATGAAAGAGGCTGGGTCTTAAGTGTATTCCGATCCTAGTACCCTTATCTTTGTGGTTGCCATCATCCCCATCTTCTGCTTACCAAAATTAAGATGTTCGAAAAGATGAGGGGCTCATTCAAAGGTACTTAATATCTTGCAATCACTCACCATTAATTTatggtttcaaaaaaaaaatgattctgttctcacctttttttttcataaatactGGTAACGAAACTGGAGGAAAGGGCGCAAAGAAAGGTAATATCTGCTTTAACTGTgttctcgttttttttttttttttttcccttccgtAATGCTGGTTTCTTATGTTTCATCAGGTCCTTTCATATCATGCATAGCCCTAGTCAGAAGTTTTCTCAATAATGTTCTCAGTTTATGCTTTACGCTGctgtttcttctctcttttcaaCTTGTGGATGATTTTGATTCGTTTTGAGCATTATCCTGACATACACATCGTAGCATCAAGGATAACGGAATATTGGAGTTCTAAGGCCCGCAAAGATGCTCTATATGTATTTTTGCGATATTTACTGGCATCTAAAGGAGATCGTTAATGCTCCTTCACTTTGCTGATATCCACAGTAAGGTAAGTATAGCAATTGTATAGAAGCATCACCTCCTTTATTAGTCCACActagaaataaaattgaagTCGATTTGTATTGTTGGACATAACTGAAAAATCTTTTAAGAATAAATCTTCAATGGAGGAATGTCGTTTTCGCCAAAGAAGATGAGACGGCCAATTTATATTTTCACCAAAAAAGAATGAATGGTAAAGTATGGATCCGTGGTAGTAGTTTTTGTTGTTCATGATCTCTTTTTTGGAACAACAGGAATTTCACATTTGTCATTTTGAATAAAATGAACTCTCATGGCACTTGAGAACTTTGATGTTTATGGCAAGCATCTAGATTGTCTGAGAACGTATTATAATAAAGACTTGTTCATTTGGCCATCGTCTGTTGCAATAACAAGAAGTTAATTTTTATCCCTCTGATTTTATAGATATAATATGTCAATTCTCATGAAGTGGCCATTCagcttcttttgtttgttttttagaATGGTTTTAGTTTTATGTTCCATTTTTCTTTTAAGAGATTGGGCAAAATAGAATGGCATGTTTCTTGTGAAAGAATATAGCTTCAGTATTGATGTTACCCtggtcttttctttttattagaaTAACTAATGATGTTGACGATCCAGGTATTGGTGAAATGAAGGATGATACAAgctcttgtaatttttttttacaccttTCACATGCAATCGGTTTCCGAAggcaacaaaaaagaaaacaaaagggaGTTAAAAGCTATCTGTAAAGGAAATCTCAACAACCAAAGCAATGGAGTGGCAAGACCAGAATCACTCCTGGTAGTTCTATCTTTATGTATAAAAAGTATAGCTGCCGATCAACTCCAGTATGCCGCCAACGAGAAGCAGAGAGAAGAGGTCTACTACAGAAATGAAGAACAAGTTTGTGAAAAGCCATTGATAGGCGTTAGCACTCGTCCAACACCGCCGTGGAAGAGCAGCGGCAGCATTGTTGCAGTGATGAGGCAGGTCCATGGATGCAGGCGAGGGGCTGTGATGTTGACAGTCGGACAAGGTGGCAGAGGAGTGGCGCTTTCAATCACTGCCTCTATTTTGTGTGATCAAACGTTAACCCCCGGTTTGTGTTCTTTTGCCGTGTGACCAAATCCTCCTTTCTAAAGGAAGTAATAGAACCAGGAAATGAATCACATCGATAATGTGCCAAAGAAAGTATGAGAATCAAGAAACAAATCAACTATTTTCCTTTGTTGAAAACTCTATTGTTCCAACAGTGTCACTGTGATTGCTATCGATTGATTCTTAATATATTCGGGCCCAAGCCAATGTCTAGACTTATTGGACCCTGTCCCAATTGAAACTAAAGAGCCCAATGAAGTCCAcgagaatttttatttaattgttgCCTGCAAACGTACGAGTGTTCCGTATACATTATATACACTACGCTGTTGTAGAAAGTGATAATACTCCTACTATGCCAATTATTAATTGCATCCTTGGTCCTTAGTAAATAAAagagaagtatatatatatatatatataaaattgaggtagaatactt
This genomic window contains:
- the LOC109706788 gene encoding putative pentatricopeptide repeat-containing protein At3g05240, with product MIERRTIVSLIESCGSMRQLKQLHALAVVSGLARDVVPLSRLVEFCADPARGADLAYARALLLHLGRAPTTHMHNSLVRALSLGPDPAAALSAYRDMLRSSLAPDHFTFPFALKACARAPAPAFGRCVHARVVATGFGADVYVATALVHTYVSCGDAASARRLFDAAPNRNVVTWTTMIAGYVDNGRPSDAVSLFREMVEAAQVEPNEITMVHALAACAQSRDLDSGRWVHDTIAHLEFDPVGSNVVLATVLLDMYAKCGNLSTARVLFDRMPQRNEVSWNALIGVYNQHGQTDDVLRLFGEMRSTGCKPDNVTWLGVLGACANKGLMALGQGVHAYLEKTNSRKDVNVCTSLMDMYSKTGDACSALRIFHTLNGRDVLAWTSMIIGLAKHGHGKDALKLFKEMEEGGVVPDHITFIGVLTACSHAGMVEEGQMYFNSMRSVYGIKPTVKHYGCVVDLLSRAGHLAEAESLVRAMPIRPSIMIWGSILTGCEIYGEVGMAERIGQSVAELNPQCSGLYVLLSNIYAGAGRWHGVEMTRRLMWQKGLKKTHGSSSTEVKA